In the genome of Meriones unguiculatus strain TT.TT164.6M chromosome 13 unlocalized genomic scaffold, Bangor_MerUng_6.1 Chr13_unordered_Scaffold_40, whole genome shotgun sequence, one region contains:
- the LOC132651150 gene encoding vomeronasal type-2 receptor 116-like yields MIWIFIFGLLYFPNFVCAFTNHECYGKIKEDFHREEDVKLGAFFPLHIVYTTKTSLKDTHFHDATLQYKFKNYQFVLSLVFAIEEINRNPNLLPNTTLGFDLYNVAPYETNILLVPFVWLTMLRQPLANYNCGLRRMSPAALTGTSWKISSQLGKLLQLYKIPQLTFGPFDSTLNDRGQFNSFYQMAPKDTYLSTAIVSLMLHFSWSWVGLILPDDHRGIQILSDLQEDMESNNICLGFLEMIPSTWNAYSSALWKDLIKTQESSTNVVVNYGDFVSLQGLMRLIGELLVTWKVWILNSQWDVSYNFDYFMLESFHGSLIFSHHHEEMVDFTNFVQTVNPYKYSEDTYLPKFWFLFFKCSFSESDCQLLENCQPNASLDLLPRHLFDPVISEESCNIYNAVYAVAFSLHEMNLQQIETQPYTNEEEKEFFPWQLLPFLKNTLLKNPVRGRMVIDGRKHLDSDYDILNFWNFPKGLGLKVKIGTFSSDAPLGQQLSLSEQIIQWPATFTKIPQSVCSESCRPGFRKSAREGKAVCCFDCTPCADNEISNETDMDQCVMCPESHYANSEKNHCLQKSVSFLSYEDPLGMALTTTSLCFSAITVVILVVFLKHRDTPIVKANNRALSYTLLLAFSICFLSSLLFIGQPNTVTCIMQQKAFGILFTVALSTVLAKAITVFIAFKVTVSARLVRWLMVSRAPNFIIPICTLIQFVLCGIWLVISPPFIDHDAHAEHGHITIVCNKGSVVAFHCVLGYICTLALGSYTMAFLSRNLPDTFNEAKFLSFSMQVFFCVWVTFLPVYHSTKGKVMVAMEAFSVLASSEALLGLIFVPKCYIILLRPDKNSCLDIRHKTHSRKKSFKI; encoded by the exons GTATAAGTTTAAGAACTACCAGTTTGTACTGTCCCTGGTATTTGCCATTGAGGAAATCAACCGAAACCCTAATCTTCTACCCAACACAACTCTTGGCTTTGATCTCTATAATGTTGCACCTTATGAAACAAATATCCTTTTAGTTCCTTTTGTTTGGCTCACAATGTTGAGACAACCACTAGCTAATTACAACTGTGGACTGAGGAGAATGTCACCTGCTGCACTTAcaggaacatcatggaaaatATCTTCCCAACTTGGGAAACTGCTACAACTTTACAAAATACCTCAG CTCACATTTGGGCCTTTTGATTCTACCTTAAATGACCGAGGTCAGTTTAATTCTTTCTATCAGATGGCCCCTAAGGACACATATCTGTCAACTGCCATAGTTTCTTTGATGCTTCATTTCAGCTGGTCCTGGGTTGGTCTGATCCTCCCAGATGACCACAGAGGGATCCAGATTCTGTCAGACTTGCAAGAAGATATGGAGAGTAACAACATCTGCTTAGGCTTTTTGGAAATGATCCCTAGTACCTGGAATGCATATTCCAGTGCATTATGGAAAGATCTGATAAAGACTCAAGAATCATCAACTAATGTGGTAGTTAATTATGGGGACTTTGTTTCTTTGCAAGGTTTAATGAGACTTATTGGGGAATTGTTAGTGACATGGAAAGTCTGGATCCTAAACTCTCAATGGGATGTTAGTTacaattttgattatttcatgtTAGAGTCATTCCATGGGAGCCTCATTTTTTCACACCACCATGAAGAGATGGTTGACTTTACAAATTTTGTTCAAACAGTTAATCCCTACAAATACTCAGAAGACACTTATCTTCCtaagttttggtttctgtttttcaagtgcTCATTTTCTGAGTCTGATTGTCAACTTTTGGAAAACTGCCAACCCAATGCTTCTTTGGACTTACTGCCCAGACACCTTTTTGACCCTGTCATAAGTGAAGAGAGCTGCAATATATACAATGCTGTCTATGCTGTggccttcagtctccatgagatgAATCTTCAGCAAATAGAGACACAACCATATActaatgaagaagaaaaggaattctTCCCCTGGCAG CTCCTACCTTTCCTAAAGAACACCCTACTGAAAAATCCTGTGAGAGGTCGCATGGTAATTGATGGGAGAAAACACTTAGATTCAGACTATGACATTCTCAATTTTTGGAATTTTCCAAAgggtcttggattaaaggtgaaaATAGGAACCTTTTCTTCAGATGCTCCCCTTGGTCAACAGTTGTCTTTATCTGAGCAGATTATTCAGTGGCCTGCAACATTTACAAAG atTCCTCAATCTGTGTGCAGTGAGAGCTGTAGGCCTGGATTCAGGAAGTCTGCCAGGGAAGGCAAGGCTGTCTGCTGCTTTGATTGCACTCCTTGTGCAGACAATGAGATTTCCAATGAGACAG ATATGGACCAATGTGTGATGTGTCCAGAAAGTCACTatgcaaactcagagaagaaCCACTGCCTCCAGAAATCTGTGAGCTTTTTATCCTATGAAGATCCTTTGGGGATGGCTCTCACCACCACATCACTGTGCTTCTCTGCAATCACAGTTGTGATTCTTGTAGTCTTTTTGAAGCATAGAGACACACCCATTGTCAAGGCCAATAATAGAGctctcagctacaccctgctATTGGCattcagcatctgtttcctcaGTTCCTTGCTCTTCATTGGCCAGCCCAACACAGTCACCTGCATCATGCAGCAGAAAGCATTTGGAATCTTGTTCACTGTGGCTCTCTCCACAGTATTGGCCAAAGCTATCACAGTGTTTATTGCTTTCAAGGTCACTGTTTCAGCTAGATTGGTGAGGTGGTTAATGGTATCAAGGGCCCCTAACTTCATCATTCCCATCTGCACACTGATCCAATTTGTTCTCTGTGGAATATGGCTGGTTATCTCTCCACCCTTCATTGATCATGATGCTCATGCTGAACATGGCCACATCACCATTGTGTGCAACAAAGGATCAGTAGTAGCCTTCCACTGTGTCCTGGGATACATCTGCACCTTGGCACTTGGGAGCTACACCATGGCCTTCTTGTCCAGAAatttgcctgacacattcaatgaagcCAAGTTCCTGTCATTCAGCATGCAGGTGTTCTTCTGTGTGTGGGTCACCTTCCTCCCTGTCTACCACAGCACAAAGGGGAAGGTCATGGTGGCTATGGAAGCCTTCTCTGTCTTGGCTTCCAGTGAAGCTCTCCTTGGTTTGATCTTTGTCCCCAAGTGCTACATCATTTTGTTAAGACCAGATAAGAACTCCTGTCTTGACATCAGGCACAAAACCCATTCAAGAAAGAAGTCatttaaaatttag